The following are encoded together in the Microcaecilia unicolor chromosome 12, aMicUni1.1, whole genome shotgun sequence genome:
- the C12H17orf98 gene encoding LOW QUALITY PROTEIN: uncharacterized protein C17orf98 homolog (The sequence of the model RefSeq protein was modified relative to this genomic sequence to represent the inferred CDS: deleted 2 bases in 1 codon) yields the protein MARRPSTWNCFPIRPDARLRRLEQNFILDGVAAEKQQQVCDRLQPKLWTIIPTYNPQRDPHAAAYYANPRVQALLRKTGQHQGGTSVGGWVVDYFSIFGEPQKYLNRKNWQGAGHSPGQVFGHNLFMSDARPITGYNGRFGYRRTVPALRCKPSVFGVATPFSLY from the exons ATGGCACGCAGGCCCTCTACCTGGAACTGTTTCCCAATACGACCAGATGCAAGGCTGCGGCGACTGGAGCAGAATTTCATACTAGATGGTGTGGCTGCTGAGAAGCAGCAGCAAGTCTGTGACCGTCTTCAGCCCAAGCTCTGGACAATCATCCCAACATACAATCCTCAGAGAGACCCACATGCGGCGGCCTATTATGCCAACCCCCGTGTGCAAGCCCTGCTACGGAAGACAGGCCAG CACCAAGGCGGTACTTCTGTTGGCGGCTGGGTAGTGGATTACTTTTCTATATTTGGAGAGCCTCAAAAATATCTCAATAGGAAG AACTGGCAAGGTGCAG GTCATTCGCCTGGACAAGTTTTTGGACACAACCTCTTTATGTCTGATGCACGGCCTATAACTGGATACAATGGACGCTTTGGATACAGGCGGACTGTCCCTGCTTTGCGGTGCAAGCCATCTGTGTTTGGGGTGGCCACACCTTTCTCATTGTACTGA
- the RPL23 gene encoding 60S ribosomal protein L23 produces MSKRGRGGSSGAKFRISLGLPVGAVINCADNTGAKNLYIISVKGIKGRLNRLPAAGVGDMVMATVKKGKPELRKKVHPAVVIRQRKSYRRKDGVFLYFEDNAGVIVNNKGEMKGSAITGPVAKECADLWPRIASNAGSIA; encoded by the exons ATGTCTAAGAGAG GACGTGGTGGTTCATCGGGCGCGAAGTTCCGCATCTCCCTGGGTCTCCCCGTGGGGGCGGTTATTAATTGCGCAGATAATACGG GTGCCAAGAACTTGTATATTATCTCTGTGAAGGGCATCAAAGGACGCTTGAACAGACTTCCAGCTGCTGGTGTGGGTGACATGGTTATGGCCACAGTGAAGAAAGGCAAGCCTGAGCTCCGGAAAAAAG TACATCCAGCAGTGGTAATACGACAGCGGAAGTCATATCGGAGAAAAGATGGAGTGTTCTTATACTTTGAGGACAATGCAGGGGTCATTGTGAATAACAAAGGTGAAATGAAAG GCTCTGCGATCACAGGCCCTGTGGCAAAGGAATGTGCAGACTTGTGGCCCAGGATTGCGTCCAATGCTGGCAGCATCGCCTAA